One Pseudoliparis swirei isolate HS2019 ecotype Mariana Trench chromosome 4, NWPU_hadal_v1, whole genome shotgun sequence genomic window carries:
- the nedd4a gene encoding E3 ubiquitin-protein ligase NEDD4-like isoform X1, whose product MARRLRLQFASRRSNTDPLSESLSSHGEESGVGASARSAAESPAHGSVHFKVTPLSPDYANPQRHSSVFIPRVNTGGFNKKSTLQILLQPRGKLSGERDGSIEDGDPGARGGGGGGGGGAGGGSGGGSCSSGMASDAGYCSSNSIFEPEASEKHRTTQERSRLRCKSKVPLRRCYSLVIFQKSPCNSPPASPVCPMALSALPPVRGSHQSSPQTVNCKESTTTAVSGQRLPKGSCSAELRDIKHVVQFKIPFQEEPTCKMEDRSKIRETSLSSDRSNRHSSSVLLHFAHQRPIVSGKGAATSANVDNPEAPHHPDGGHNPRRTLYRSTSACLLSSTKPTEKKVCSSGKGQEGPEENNCPRVIQRSFSLEVPYASTGISCHVSNPKLSSPHTPHVHIHLSPCCPAKLPSSFTDVNTRHEGINMQKSPVENTKTRDDFLGQVDVPLNQIPTENPNTERPYTFKDFLLHPRSHKSRVKGHLRLKMTYLPKNPGSEEETAEQAENIDPGWEFLESQDMSGPRQSQLLPALPSGWEEREDNLGRTFFVNHESRSTQWTRPTTQEGDVTVQRRPNSNMDAEQAFNTRRRQISDPDENPARESPESWEIITEDESTMFHSNNPLASPPPHGPAEFQLFHDELRNSTHFSGATAVEPRASHTHHATNSSHSSRRGSAPTSTGEEHPVNPVHIPTAAVLPSGWEEKRDSKGRRYFVNHNSRSTSWSRPLIQKTTEAPAVVAPAVAATAPPAAAAAQSGAGVPQSQAPPMSPGDSPSQHPPSTEATHDSGSLPAGWEVRSAPSGRPFFINHNTKTTTWEDPRHPKIPVLMRKRPSLDPSDLGPLPPGWEERIHSDGRIFYIDHNTKNTQWDDPRLQNSAITGPAVPYSRDYKQKYDYFRKKLKKPVDIPNRFELKLKRNAVLEDSYRRILSVKRADLLKARLWVEFEGEKGLDYGGVAREWFFLMSKEMFNPYYGLFEYSATDNYTLQINANSGLCNEDHLSYFKFIGRVAGMAVYHGKLLDAFFIRPFYKMMLQKPINLQDMESVDNEYFNSLKWILENDPTDLDLRFAIDEELFGQTHQHELKPGGSEIVITNDTKKEYIHLVMQWRFVNRIQKQMTAFKEGFFELIPQDVIKIFDENELELLMCGLGDVDVNDWRENTKYKNSYCSNHAVIQWFWKTVLLMDAEKRIRLLQFVTGTSRVPMNGFAELYGSNGPQLFTIEQWGTREKLPRAHTCFNRLDLPPYESFEELREKLHIAIENAQGFDGVD is encoded by the exons ATGGCACGTCGGCTGCGCTTACAATTTGCGTCGAGGAGAAGCAACACGGACCCTCTGTCAGAAAGCCTCAGCAGCCACGGCGAGGAGAGTGGAGTCGGTGCGTCAGCTCGGAGCGCCGCAGAGAGTCCGGCGCACGGCTCTGTCCACTTTAAGGTGACGCCGCTGTCCCCAGACTATGCTAATCCACAGCGGCACTCTTCAGTATTCATACCCAGGGTTAACACTGGAGGATTTAATAAGAAGAGCACTCTACAGATCTTGCTGCAGCCTCGTGGAAAGCTTAGTGGAGAGCGAGATGGCAGTATAGAGGATGGAGACCCaggggccagaggaggaggaggaggaggaggaggaggagcgggcggTGGCTCTGGCGGAGGCTCGTGCAGCAGCGGCATGGCCAGCGATGCCGGGTACTGTAGCAGCAACAGCATCTTTGAGCCAGAGGCGTCAGAAAAGCACAGGACCACCCAGGAGAGGAGTCGACTCCGCTGCAAGTCAAAGGTCCCGTTGAGACGGTGCTACTCCTTGGTTATATTTCAGAAGAGCCCCTGCAACAGCCCGCCTGCTTCTCCAGTCTGCCCAATGGCTCTGTCTGCTCTCCCACCCGTGAGGGGCTCTCATCAGTCATCGCCACAGACAGTAAATTGCAAAGAGTCCACTACCACAGCGGTAAGCGGCCAGCGTCTCCCTAAAGGAAGCTGTTCCGCCGAGTTAAGGGACATCAAGCACGTGGTGCAATTTAAAATTCCTTTCCAGGAAGAGCCAACATGCAAAATGGAGGACAGGAGTAAAATCAGGGAAACGTCGTTATCTTCAGACCGATCGAATCGGCACTCCAGCAGCGTGCTGCTGCACTTTGCCCACCAGAGACCAATAGTGTCCGGCAAGGGAGCTGCAACCTCGGCTAATGTGGATAATCCTGAGGCTCCTCACCACCCCGATGGTGGACACAACCCTCGGAGAACACTGTACCGCAGTACTTCTGCCTGTTTGCTCTCCTCGACGAAACCAACAGAGAAAAAGGTCTGTTCATCAGGGAAAGGACAGGAAGGGCCTGAGGAAAACAATTGTCCCCGAGTCATACAAAGGAGCTTTTCCCTGGAGGTGCCATACGCCAGCACTGGAATTTCATGTCACGTTTCAAATCCCAAACTCAGTAGTCCTCACACTCCACATGTGCACATTCATTTGTCTCCTTGCTGCCCAGCTAAGTTGCCCAGCTCTTTTACTGATGTCAACACAAGGCACGAAGGGATTAACATGCAAAAGAGTCCGGTTGAAAACACCAAG ACACGGGATGACTTTCTGGGACAGGTGGACGTTCCCTTAAACCAGATACCG acAGAAAATCCTAATACAGAAAGGCCATACACATTCAAGGATTTTCTGCTTCACCCACGAAG CCACAAGTCCAGAGTCAAAGGTCACCTGCGTCTCAAAATGACATATCTGCCAAAAAACCCAGGCTCAGAAGAGGAAACGGCAGAACAGGCTGAGAACATCGAC CCTGGCTGGGAGTTTCTGGAGTCTCAGGACATGTCGGGTCCCAGACAGAGCCAGCTGCTGCCTGCTCTGCCCTCTGGCTGGGAGGAGCGGGAGGACAACCTGGGAAGAACCTTCTTTGTCAATCATGAGAGCAGAAGCACACAGTGGACACGACCCACAACCCA GGAAGGTGATGTGACCGTGCAAAGAAGGCCGAACAGTAATATGGATGCGGAGCAAGCTTTCAATACACGCAGAAGACAGATCTCAGACCCAGATGAGAACCCTGCACGAGAGTCTCCTGAG AGCTGGGAGATCATCACGGAGGACGAGTCCACCATGTTCCACAGCAATAACCCGCTCGCATCGCCCCCACCACACGGGCCTGCAGAGTTCCAGCTGTTCCACGACGAGCTCAGAAACAGCACTCACTTTTCTGGGGCCACAGCTGTCGAGCCGCGCGCCTCCCACACG CATCATGCAACTAACTCAAGTCATTCCAGTCGCAGAGGAAGTGCCCCAACTTCAACGGGAGAAGAACATCCTGTTAACCCTGTG CATATTCCAACCGCAGCCGTGCTGCCTTCAGGATGGGAGGAGAAGCGAGACAGTAAAGGAAGACGCTACTTTGTCAACCACAACAGTCGAAGCACTTCATGGTCACGCCCCCTCATTCAG AAAACCACAGAAGCACCAGCAGTAGTGGCACCAGCGGTAGCAGCAacagcaccaccagcagcagcagcagcacagagtGGTGCAGGTGTACCCCAGAGCCAGGCTCCACCCATGTCCCCCGGGGACTCTCCCTCGCAGCACCCCCCAAGCACAGAGGCCACACATGACTCTGGCTCCCTGCCGGCTGGTTGGGAGGTTCGCAGCGCTCCCAGTGGAAGACCCTTCTTCATTAACCACAACACGAAGACTACTACCTGG GAGGATCCCAGACATCCCAAAATTCCTGTGCTAATGAGGAAGAGACCCTCACTCGACCCATCTGATCTCGGCCCTCTGCCG CCTGGCTGGGAAGAGAGGATCCACAGTGATGGGAGGATATTCTACATCGACCACA ACACCAAGAACACACAATGGGATGATCCCAGACTGCAGAACTCAGCGATAACCGGACCA GCAGTGCCTTATTCCAGAGATTATAAACAGAAGTATGATTACTTCCGGAAGAAGCTGAAGAAGCCG GTGGACATCCCGAACCGCTTTGAGTTGAAGCTGAAGCGGAATGCGGTGCTGGAGGACTCGTACCGACGCATCCTGTCAGTGAAGAGGGCCGACCTGCTGAAGGCAAGACTGTGGGTGGAGTTTGAAGGAGAAAAAGGACTGGACTATGGCGGTGTGGCCAGGGAGTGGTTCTTCCTCATGTCCAAGGAGATGTTCAACCCGTACTACGGACTGTTTGAGTATTCTGCCAC AGACAACTACACACTGCAGATTAACGCCAACTCAGGTTTATGTAACGAGGACCACCTGTCATACTTTAAGTTCATCGGTCGGGTGGCGGGCATGGCCGTGTATCATGGCAAACTGCTGGATG ccttcTTCATTCGGCCTTTCTACAAGATGATGCTGCAGAAGCCGATCAATCTCCAGGACATGGAGTCCGTT GACAATGAATATTTCAACTCCTTGAAGTGGATTTTGGAGAACGACCCGACGGACTTGGATTTGAGGTTTGCCATCGACGAAGAGCTGTTTGGACAG ACCCACCAGCATGAACTGAAGCCGGGCGGCTCAGAGATCGTCATCACTAACGACACCAAGAAGGAATACATCCA TCTGGTGATGCAGTGGAGGTTTGTGAACAGGATACAGAAGCAGATGACCGCCTTCAAAGAG GGATTCTTTGAGTTGATACCACAAGATGTGATCAAGATCTTTGATGAGAACGAGCTCGAG CTGCTCATGTGTGGTCTTGGAGATGTCGATGTGAACGACTGGAGAGAGAACACCAAGTACAAGAACAGCTACTGCTCCAACCACGCTGTTATCCAGTGGTTTTGGAAA ACGGTGCTGTTGATGGATGCAGAAAAAAGAATCCGGCTCTTGCAGTTTGTGACGGGAACTTCCAGGGTCCCGATGAATGGCTTTGCTGAACTCTACG GGTCTAACGGACCACAGCTGTTCACCATCGAGCAGTGGGGAACGCGTGAGAAACTCCCTCGAGCCCACACATG CTTCAATCGACTGGACCTGCCTCCTTACGAGTCCTTTGAGGAGCTGAGGGAGAAACTTCACATCGC